In the Victivallis sp. Marseille-Q1083 genome, one interval contains:
- a CDS encoding DMT family transporter: MFFGILSGVGAALFQGGGYILSRRYVRRTGDAWSLLIYTQVIMAVFSLLILPFAWQEDFWRSWRWLLPLLGSAGGSVGGQFFFFKAEKKIEASRLASLMGLRVVLLAVVSASVGLESYDARQVCGIVLAALAALVMNYQNGRLVWDGMHFLGLALLCYCVSDLSVKYLVDGLAGGSVWQNALLAMCLVNFLLGSLALPFVAGRRWKREKAVGALPFAGAWSVKQFCLYTCYALIGPVFGNVILTARGPLTIVLTLILVHFQVRYLGDHADWRTWLRRSAATLMMIVAIVLYSWSVSSGPAGL, encoded by the coding sequence ATGTTTTTCGGAATTCTTTCCGGCGTCGGCGCGGCTTTGTTTCAAGGCGGCGGCTATATCCTGTCGCGGCGATATGTCCGCCGCACTGGCGACGCCTGGTCGCTGCTGATTTACACCCAGGTGATCATGGCGGTATTCAGTCTGCTGATCCTGCCGTTCGCCTGGCAGGAGGATTTCTGGCGTTCCTGGCGCTGGCTGCTGCCGTTGCTGGGTAGCGCCGGCGGTTCGGTCGGCGGGCAATTTTTCTTTTTCAAGGCCGAGAAGAAAATCGAAGCGTCCCGCCTGGCTTCGCTGATGGGATTGCGGGTGGTCTTGCTGGCGGTCGTGTCGGCGTCGGTCGGACTGGAGTCGTATGATGCCCGGCAGGTGTGCGGCATCGTGCTGGCGGCGCTGGCGGCGCTGGTGATGAATTACCAGAACGGCCGGCTGGTCTGGGACGGCATGCATTTTCTCGGTTTGGCGCTGCTCTGCTACTGCGTGTCGGATTTGAGCGTCAAATACCTGGTCGACGGTCTGGCCGGCGGCAGTGTCTGGCAGAATGCACTGCTGGCGATGTGTCTGGTCAATTTCCTGCTGGGGTCGCTGGCGCTGCCGTTCGTGGCGGGGCGGCGCTGGAAGCGGGAGAAGGCGGTCGGAGCCTTGCCGTTTGCCGGCGCCTGGTCGGTCAAACAATTCTGCTTGTATACCTGCTACGCGCTGATCGGGCCGGTCTTCGGCAACGTCATCCTGACGGCGCGAGGACCTTTGACGATCGTTCTGACGTTGATATTGGTGCACTTTCAGGTCCGTTATCTGGGCGATCATGCCGATTGGCGAACCTGGCTGCGCCGCAGCGCGGCGACCTTGATGATGATCGTGGCGATCGTGTTGTATTCCTGGAGTGTATCGTCCGGCCCGGCCGGTTTGTAA
- a CDS encoding glycerophosphodiester phosphodiesterase, which yields MLLIAHRGESEAVPENTIESFVLAWTRGAAGIEGDFHLTKDKRLVCMHDDNALRTCGVNRRIADMTLDEICELDCGQWKSPAWAHTEVPTLEEVLETIPEDGRIYIELKTIGSEVVDELRRVVEESGLREEQLVIIAFDREVVKASKAAFGGLKVYWLTCLDEGLTPEKMVATVKELGADGVDCHATDKLTAEYVEAMHRAGLEFHVWTVDDCEQARRLIEFGVDSITTNRPYALWCELNG from the coding sequence ATGTTATTGATCGCTCATCGCGGAGAGTCGGAAGCCGTTCCTGAAAACACCATTGAATCGTTTGTGCTGGCCTGGACGCGCGGCGCGGCCGGGATTGAAGGGGATTTTCACCTGACCAAGGACAAGCGGCTGGTCTGCATGCACGACGACAACGCGCTGCGTACCTGCGGCGTGAACCGCCGCATCGCCGACATGACGCTGGATGAAATCTGCGAACTGGATTGCGGCCAGTGGAAGTCGCCGGCCTGGGCCCACACCGAGGTGCCGACCTTGGAGGAGGTGCTGGAAACCATTCCGGAGGACGGCCGGATCTATATTGAATTGAAGACGATCGGTTCCGAGGTGGTCGACGAGTTGCGCCGGGTGGTCGAAGAGTCCGGCCTGCGCGAAGAGCAGTTGGTCATCATTGCCTTCGACCGGGAGGTGGTCAAGGCGAGCAAGGCGGCTTTCGGCGGCCTGAAGGTTTACTGGCTGACCTGCCTGGACGAAGGCTTGACGCCGGAAAAAATGGTGGCGACGGTCAAGGAACTCGGTGCCGACGGCGTCGATTGCCATGCCACCGACAAGCTGACGGCGGAATATGTCGAGGCGATGCACCGGGCCGGATTGGAGTTTCACGTCTGGACGGTGGACGATTGCGAGCAGGCCAGACGGCTGATCGAGTTCGGCGTCGATTCGATCACCACCAACCGGCCGTATGCGCTGTGGTGCGAATTGAACGGATAG
- a CDS encoding cysteine hydrolase family protein — translation MEKAVLLVVDVQNGLVENNPYNRNAFLSNVRNLIAAGRRRGTEVVYVRHDGSGRGMLCCGSREWEIVPEVAPLAGEKIFDKCFCSAFGGTGLKEYLDGKGIGTIILVGMQTEYCIDTTCKVAFEYGYKVIIPQGATTTFDNPPIAAAALCEFYENKVWGGGFAEVLPAERVLNRHDFPSAR, via the coding sequence GTGGAAAAGGCGGTATTGTTGGTGGTCGATGTGCAAAACGGTCTGGTGGAAAATAATCCGTACAACCGGAACGCTTTTCTGTCCAATGTCCGGAATTTGATCGCCGCCGGCCGGCGGCGGGGCACTGAAGTGGTGTATGTCCGGCATGACGGCAGCGGCAGAGGGATGCTGTGCTGCGGCAGCCGGGAGTGGGAAATCGTTCCGGAAGTGGCGCCCCTGGCCGGTGAGAAAATTTTCGACAAGTGCTTTTGCAGCGCATTTGGCGGAACCGGCTTGAAAGAGTATTTGGACGGCAAAGGGATCGGGACGATCATTCTGGTGGGCATGCAGACGGAATACTGCATCGACACGACCTGCAAGGTGGCGTTTGAATACGGTTATAAAGTGATTATTCCGCAGGGCGCGACGACGACCTTCGACAATCCGCCGATTGCGGCGGCCGCTTTGTGCGAATTTTATGAAAATAAAGTGTGGGGCGGCGGTTTTGCCGAGGTATTGCCGGCGGAACGGGTGTTGAACCGACATGATTTTCCGAGTGCGCGATAA
- a CDS encoding beta-galactosidase — protein MNSSFCNPGRFGARKGAGFKLKLAAAGLALWCGSAGLAGAETFRPIPEPAGTAIQARGEDWTGDLIAVQTWGQPEYNLVTKAGQWLPLLRDGLKVNAVCFRPPAVFNHHRRGMSPPGHQHTPPEEYFNSEEAFAAAHRLYRASGIRLILYTGLVNLGHAPQWDDGTLQREHPDWLQRGADGGTVSHFGNLWLCPNSGALDYVIDYSRRLLERYRPDALMFDNNFYHNANSGEAAERTCYCVNCEAKFAAYVAERFAGRTEELFQLKPAEIRIPRREGLLWNVWLDWRNRSWADAMRRIRRELPCVVFANTEFMWDDWTLGVDRVFAEEDAVFSETDNLATLSEKLAVGNSFAPDRPVFNYLIAFETEKEAFWNLRPEAEIANLIGYVLAYKNNPWLMFHGWDPELGYPEPVGDANAAGQALIKRFFQFRHDRGEWFREMQPASDAGIVYASRNRLYGEQRQDTAALRYLLRQGYPVRVIYDLNLADGTGLERLNVLVADHLRFLSDEEAAQLAAFLRRGGTILATADLGECDQFGRIRPVPAVMAALQRQPDGEDLAGRIDDYRVPADLPELLDGTSEWGLPETAAAAFELVPWQLPDGRWLLHGVRRLNGSDGAAELRLPRRLAGQALAVRLHSPFGAEALELPLEDGVVKLPQVLYYFVLEVCPAEAATR, from the coding sequence ATGAACAGTAGTTTCTGCAATCCGGGGAGGTTTGGCGCTCGAAAGGGTGCCGGCTTCAAGCTCAAGCTGGCGGCCGCCGGGCTGGCGCTGTGGTGCGGATCGGCGGGGTTGGCCGGGGCGGAAACGTTCCGACCGATTCCGGAACCGGCCGGAACGGCGATCCAGGCGCGCGGCGAAGATTGGACTGGCGATCTGATTGCCGTCCAGACCTGGGGGCAGCCGGAATACAATCTGGTCACCAAAGCCGGGCAATGGCTGCCGCTGCTGCGCGACGGCTTGAAGGTCAACGCTGTCTGTTTCCGGCCGCCGGCGGTCTTCAACCACCACCGCCGCGGCATGAGTCCGCCGGGCCACCAGCATACGCCGCCGGAAGAGTATTTCAACAGCGAGGAGGCGTTTGCGGCGGCGCACCGTTTGTACCGGGCCTCCGGCATCCGGCTGATTCTCTATACCGGGCTGGTGAATCTCGGCCATGCGCCGCAATGGGACGACGGAACGTTGCAGCGGGAGCATCCGGACTGGCTGCAGCGCGGCGCCGACGGCGGCACGGTGTCGCATTTCGGCAACCTCTGGCTCTGTCCGAACAGCGGCGCGCTGGATTATGTGATCGATTATTCGCGCCGGTTGTTGGAGCGGTATCGCCCGGATGCGCTGATGTTCGACAACAATTTCTATCACAATGCCAACAGTGGCGAAGCGGCGGAGCGAACCTGCTACTGCGTGAATTGCGAGGCGAAATTTGCCGCCTATGTCGCCGAACGTTTTGCCGGCCGGACCGAGGAGCTGTTTCAATTGAAGCCGGCGGAGATCCGTATTCCGCGCCGGGAAGGGCTGTTGTGGAATGTTTGGCTGGACTGGCGCAACCGCTCGTGGGCGGACGCGATGCGCCGTATCCGGCGGGAATTGCCGTGCGTCGTGTTTGCGAATACCGAATTCATGTGGGATGACTGGACGCTGGGCGTCGACCGGGTGTTTGCCGAAGAGGACGCGGTATTTTCCGAAACCGACAATTTGGCTACGCTGTCGGAAAAATTGGCGGTCGGCAACTCGTTTGCGCCGGACCGTCCGGTATTCAATTACCTGATCGCCTTTGAAACCGAGAAAGAGGCGTTCTGGAATTTGCGCCCGGAGGCGGAAATCGCCAATTTGATCGGTTATGTGCTGGCTTACAAGAACAACCCGTGGCTGATGTTCCACGGCTGGGATCCGGAGCTGGGGTATCCGGAACCGGTCGGCGATGCCAACGCCGCCGGGCAGGCGCTGATCAAGCGTTTTTTTCAATTCCGGCATGACAGAGGAGAATGGTTTCGGGAGATGCAGCCGGCATCGGATGCCGGTATCGTTTACGCCAGCCGCAACCGGTTGTACGGCGAGCAGCGGCAGGATACCGCCGCCTTGCGCTATCTGTTGCGGCAGGGCTATCCGGTGCGGGTGATCTACGATTTGAATCTGGCGGACGGAACCGGATTGGAACGGCTCAATGTCCTGGTGGCCGACCATTTGCGTTTCCTCAGCGATGAGGAGGCGGCGCAGTTGGCGGCGTTCCTGCGGCGCGGCGGGACGATCCTGGCCACCGCCGACTTGGGGGAATGCGATCAGTTCGGCCGCATCCGGCCGGTGCCGGCGGTGATGGCCGCGTTGCAGCGGCAGCCGGACGGGGAGGATCTGGCCGGCCGAATCGACGATTACCGTGTGCCGGCCGATTTGCCGGAATTGCTCGACGGGACGAGCGAATGGGGCTTGCCGGAGACGGCTGCCGCGGCATTTGAACTTGTCCCGTGGCAATTGCCGGACGGCCGCTGGCTGCTGCACGGCGTGCGGCGGCTGAATGGTTCGGACGGCGCGGCGGAGCTGCGGTTGCCGCGCCGGTTGGCCGGGCAGGCGCTGGCGGTGCGGCTGCATTCGCCGTTTGGGGCGGAGGCATTGGAATTGCCGCTCGAAGACGGTGTGGTGAAGTTGCCGCAAGTGCTTTACTATTTTGTTCTGGAAGTGTGCCCGGCAGAGGCGGCAACCCGTTAG
- a CDS encoding TolC family protein, translated as MLNNRTFLFCGLLAAMLAGCKSQEDFVNERAEFAISYFDKIDKMVPDAGRVYTLPECIAAALESNLDLKVNQINEQVAKERKTAEALGMLPDLYISNGTTYRDNQPGSTSINVRTDEQSLAASRSSEKFENSLRLEMALSLLDFGLAYVNFAQAQDRELLAQYQTRRAAQNLALEVAQTYYKVAVAQQAIEDTEALLERCRNVQAELEKLGLDKKISPFRMFDESQRFIQLEKRLVAYQRSYENSCTELRALMGYKPTAVIRVDAGNLDNINPVQLPAIAELEKLALYQRPELYQLDINTNITVNEGRKALLMMLPNVRMFVDFNNSSNPLLYNQSWWEIGVRAAYNLLKLPQQMKRYQAIGQEEEMLKAQLLALSVGVLSQVRIAVTNVGEAENRYRINKRVYDSYSRYREAAIQAHTLTGSLSQLELDRVELETAEAKIDCLIELGNYYVSYYRLLNMVGMSELSNETLQQMNDRLQEAMRRMEDKTAGEASASPAPALAAAIPTEPDAEEPAPKTESADRSIVCGKVMRLKEPLDNCRYVLASSFAEKLRVLCVLRGEEAAFADALGEQLLVEGELAEDPKFKVPVMTAMQWKALPADNVVRRQEYRPDPNRQEAIAGKLIRLRDNRLNLKYALAEEQPEGRRIVGYLANTADDCGDYLGKEVEIRGAARLIEDWGVPIVGMEAMKVRN; from the coding sequence ATGCTTAATAATCGTACTTTTCTGTTTTGCGGTCTTCTCGCTGCCATGCTTGCCGGTTGTAAATCTCAGGAGGATTTCGTCAACGAGCGGGCAGAGTTTGCGATCTCTTACTTCGATAAAATTGATAAAATGGTGCCGGATGCCGGCAGAGTTTATACATTGCCGGAGTGTATTGCGGCGGCGCTGGAATCCAATCTGGATTTGAAGGTCAACCAGATCAACGAACAGGTGGCCAAGGAGCGCAAGACTGCCGAGGCGCTCGGCATGCTGCCGGACCTTTATATTTCCAACGGCACGACCTATCGCGACAACCAGCCGGGATCGACCAGCATCAATGTGAGAACCGACGAACAGTCGCTGGCGGCGAGCCGCAGCTCGGAGAAGTTCGAAAACAGCCTGCGGCTTGAGATGGCGCTCAGTCTGCTGGACTTCGGGTTGGCCTATGTCAATTTTGCCCAGGCCCAGGACCGTGAGCTCCTGGCGCAGTATCAGACCCGGCGCGCCGCCCAGAATCTGGCGCTGGAAGTGGCGCAGACCTATTATAAAGTGGCGGTGGCGCAGCAGGCGATCGAGGATACCGAAGCGTTGCTGGAGCGCTGCCGCAATGTCCAGGCCGAATTGGAGAAGCTCGGGTTGGACAAGAAGATTTCGCCGTTCCGGATGTTCGACGAAAGCCAGCGGTTCATTCAACTGGAAAAGCGGCTGGTTGCCTATCAGCGCAGTTATGAAAATTCCTGTACCGAATTGCGGGCGCTGATGGGATACAAGCCGACGGCGGTGATCCGGGTGGATGCCGGCAATCTCGACAACATCAATCCGGTGCAGTTGCCGGCGATCGCCGAGCTGGAAAAATTGGCGCTCTATCAGCGGCCGGAACTGTATCAACTGGACATCAATACGAATATCACCGTCAACGAAGGCCGCAAAGCGTTGCTGATGATGCTGCCGAACGTCCGGATGTTCGTGGATTTCAACAATTCCAGCAATCCGCTGCTGTACAACCAGTCCTGGTGGGAGATCGGCGTGCGCGCCGCCTACAATTTGCTGAAACTGCCGCAGCAGATGAAGCGTTATCAGGCGATCGGCCAGGAAGAGGAGATGCTGAAGGCGCAGTTGCTGGCGCTGTCGGTCGGCGTGTTGTCGCAGGTGCGCATCGCGGTGACCAACGTCGGCGAGGCGGAAAATCGTTATCGGATCAACAAGCGGGTTTACGACTCCTACAGTCGTTATCGGGAGGCGGCGATCCAGGCGCACACGTTGACCGGCAGTCTGTCGCAGCTGGAGCTGGACCGGGTGGAGCTGGAGACGGCGGAAGCCAAGATCGACTGTCTGATTGAGCTGGGCAACTATTATGTCTCCTATTACCGGCTGTTGAACATGGTCGGCATGTCGGAATTGTCCAACGAAACCTTGCAGCAGATGAACGATCGGTTGCAGGAAGCCATGCGGCGGATGGAGGACAAAACTGCCGGTGAAGCGTCGGCTTCGCCGGCGCCGGCGCTGGCGGCGGCGATTCCGACGGAACCGGACGCCGAGGAACCGGCGCCGAAAACGGAATCGGCGGACCGGAGCATCGTCTGCGGCAAGGTGATGCGGCTGAAAGAGCCGCTGGACAATTGTCGTTATGTGCTCGCTTCCAGTTTCGCCGAAAAACTGCGGGTGCTCTGTGTGCTGCGGGGCGAAGAGGCGGCGTTTGCCGACGCGCTCGGCGAACAGTTGCTGGTGGAAGGCGAATTGGCGGAGGATCCGAAATTCAAAGTGCCGGTGATGACGGCGATGCAGTGGAAAGCACTGCCGGCTGACAATGTGGTCCGGCGGCAGGAATACCGGCCGGATCCGAACCGGCAGGAAGCGATTGCCGGCAAATTGATCCGGTTGCGCGACAATCGGCTGAATTTGAAATACGCGTTGGCGGAGGAGCAGCCGGAGGGACGCCGGATTGTCGGTTACCTGGCCAACACCGCCGACGATTGCGGGGATTATCTGGGGAAAGAGGTGGAGATTCGTGGTGCGGCCCGGTTGATCGAGGATTGGGGAGTTCCGATTGTCGGGATGGAAGCGATGAAGGTGCGGAATTGA